In a genomic window of Bubalus bubalis isolate 160015118507 breed Murrah chromosome 17, NDDB_SH_1, whole genome shotgun sequence:
- the NOCT gene encoding nocturnin isoform X2, which produces MPSCDVCPSGFGVLFSSRFPWAPRLVNSSSFSVYPMGNGTSRLYSALAKTLNSSAASQHPEYLVAPDPEHLEPIDPKELLEECRAVLHTRPPRFQRDFVALPADGPSSHPPIRVMQWNILAQALGEGKDNFVQCPIEALKWEERKCLILEEILAYQPDILCLQEVDHYFDTFQPLLSRLGYQGTFFPKPWSPCLDVEHNNGPDGCALFFLQNRFKLVNSANIRLTAMTLKTNQVAIAQTLECKESSRQFCIAVTHLKARTGWERFRSAQGCDLLQNLQTITQGAKIPLIVCGDFNAEPTEEVYKHFASSSLNLNSAYKLLSADGQSEPPYTTWKIRTSGECRHTLDYIWYSRQALSVRSALDLLTEEQIGPNRLPSFNYPSDHLSLVCDFSFNEEP; this is translated from the exons TGTATCCCATGGGAAACGGCACGAGCAGGCTCTACAGTGCTCTCGCCAAGACGCTCAACAGCAGCGCGGCGTCCCAGCACCCAGAGTACCTGGTGGCCCCTGACCCAGAGCACCTGGAGCCGATCGACCCCAAAGAGCTCCTGGAGGAATGCAGGGCTGTCCTGCACACCCGGCCCCCACGGTTCCAGAGGGACTTTGTGGCTCTGCCAGCCGATGGCCCCAGTAGCCACCCTCCCATTAGGGTCATGCAGTGGAACATCCTTGCTCAAG ctcttggagaaggcaaagacAACTTTGTCCAGTGCCCTATCGAAGCCCTCAagtgggaagaaaggaaatgtctgaTCCTGGAGGAGATCCTCGCCTACCAGCCCGATATCCTGTGCCTCCAAGAGGTGGACCACTACTTTGACACCTTCCAGCCCCTCCTCAGTAGACTGGGCTATCAGGGCACCTTCTTCCCCAAGCCCTGGTCGCCCTGTCTGGATGTGGAGCACAACAATGGACCCGACGGCTGTGCCTTGTTCTTCCTCCAAAACCGATTCAAGCTGGTCAACAGTGCCAACATCCGGCTGACGGCCATGACACTGAAAACCAACCAGGTGGCCATTGCCCAGACCCTGGAGTGCAAGGAGTCCAGCCGCCAGTTCTGCATCGCCGTCACCCACCTGAAGGCACGCACCGGCTGGGAGCGGTTTCGATCAGCTCAAGGCTGCGACCTTCTCCAAAACCTGCAGACCATCACCCAGGGGGCCAAGATTCCCCTGATTGTTTGTGGAGACTTCAACGCAGAGCCCACAGAGGAGGTCTACAAGCactttgcttcctccagcctcaaTCTGAACAGCGCCTACAAGCTGCTGAGCGCTGACGGGCAGTCGGAACCTCCGTACACGACCTGGAAGATCCGGACCTCAGGCGAGTGCCGGCACACGCTGGATTATATCTGGTACTCCAGGCAGGCGCTCAGCGTGCGGTCAGCCCTGGACCTGCTCACCGAGGAGCAGATTGGACCCAACCGGCTACCTTCCTTCAATTACCCTTCAGACCACCTGTCCCTAGTGTGTGACTTCAGCTTTAACGAGGAACCTTGA
- the NOCT gene encoding nocturnin isoform X3, with translation MGNGTSRLYSALAKTLNSSAASQHPEYLVAPDPEHLEPIDPKELLEECRAVLHTRPPRFQRDFVALPADGPSSHPPIRVMQWNILAQALGEGKDNFVQCPIEALKWEERKCLILEEILAYQPDILCLQEVDHYFDTFQPLLSRLGYQGTFFPKPWSPCLDVEHNNGPDGCALFFLQNRFKLVNSANIRLTAMTLKTNQVAIAQTLECKESSRQFCIAVTHLKARTGWERFRSAQGCDLLQNLQTITQGAKIPLIVCGDFNAEPTEEVYKHFASSSLNLNSAYKLLSADGQSEPPYTTWKIRTSGECRHTLDYIWYSRQALSVRSALDLLTEEQIGPNRLPSFNYPSDHLSLVCDFSFNEEP, from the exons ATGGGAAACGGCACGAGCAGGCTCTACAGTGCTCTCGCCAAGACGCTCAACAGCAGCGCGGCGTCCCAGCACCCAGAGTACCTGGTGGCCCCTGACCCAGAGCACCTGGAGCCGATCGACCCCAAAGAGCTCCTGGAGGAATGCAGGGCTGTCCTGCACACCCGGCCCCCACGGTTCCAGAGGGACTTTGTGGCTCTGCCAGCCGATGGCCCCAGTAGCCACCCTCCCATTAGGGTCATGCAGTGGAACATCCTTGCTCAAG ctcttggagaaggcaaagacAACTTTGTCCAGTGCCCTATCGAAGCCCTCAagtgggaagaaaggaaatgtctgaTCCTGGAGGAGATCCTCGCCTACCAGCCCGATATCCTGTGCCTCCAAGAGGTGGACCACTACTTTGACACCTTCCAGCCCCTCCTCAGTAGACTGGGCTATCAGGGCACCTTCTTCCCCAAGCCCTGGTCGCCCTGTCTGGATGTGGAGCACAACAATGGACCCGACGGCTGTGCCTTGTTCTTCCTCCAAAACCGATTCAAGCTGGTCAACAGTGCCAACATCCGGCTGACGGCCATGACACTGAAAACCAACCAGGTGGCCATTGCCCAGACCCTGGAGTGCAAGGAGTCCAGCCGCCAGTTCTGCATCGCCGTCACCCACCTGAAGGCACGCACCGGCTGGGAGCGGTTTCGATCAGCTCAAGGCTGCGACCTTCTCCAAAACCTGCAGACCATCACCCAGGGGGCCAAGATTCCCCTGATTGTTTGTGGAGACTTCAACGCAGAGCCCACAGAGGAGGTCTACAAGCactttgcttcctccagcctcaaTCTGAACAGCGCCTACAAGCTGCTGAGCGCTGACGGGCAGTCGGAACCTCCGTACACGACCTGGAAGATCCGGACCTCAGGCGAGTGCCGGCACACGCTGGATTATATCTGGTACTCCAGGCAGGCGCTCAGCGTGCGGTCAGCCCTGGACCTGCTCACCGAGGAGCAGATTGGACCCAACCGGCTACCTTCCTTCAATTACCCTTCAGACCACCTGTCCCTAGTGTGTGACTTCAGCTTTAACGAGGAACCTTGA